A single genomic interval of Streptobacillus canis harbors:
- a CDS encoding transcription antitermination factor NusB: MSIKKDLVNLLDEVIENKKYSNLQLKYMFDNNSYTKGEKAFLNNMLNIILKNLMYIDHIITKMARSVKRKTRQILRLSIAQILYTDSDVAGIIYEAVELGKEENVYQAKFINSVLRNFVNSKDELFESTPENIRLSYPVWFYEKVRNQFGEEKFRDVLKRYKEKSTFSVRVNHRKISREDFMALLDSVGTDILWNVSDVYYLNNNNILKTKAFLIGDIVIQDGSSLLVVDMLAPNENDEVLDVAAAPGGKSLAILQKYNPKKLIATDIHEHKVAMLKEFEKDYPNFVALLGDGREFSEGMYDKILLDVPCSGLGVLTKKPEKVYEIDLKVIKAIKKLQKKIFENTYKLLKQGGEMVYSTCTILENENTNNVAYFLEKYSDLEVINFEFPEDVKVIKDEFGGNLISYENEYLDGFYMIKFRKK, translated from the coding sequence ATGAGTATAAAAAAAGATTTAGTAAATCTATTAGATGAAGTAATAGAGAATAAAAAATACAGCAATTTACAATTAAAATATATGTTTGATAATAACTCATATACTAAAGGTGAAAAAGCTTTTTTAAATAATATGCTTAATATTATTTTGAAAAATTTAATGTATATCGATCATATTATTACAAAGATGGCTAGAAGTGTTAAAAGAAAGACTAGACAGATTTTGAGACTAAGTATAGCACAAATATTATATACTGATTCAGATGTTGCTGGAATAATTTATGAAGCAGTAGAGTTAGGAAAAGAAGAAAATGTTTATCAAGCAAAATTCATAAATTCTGTATTAAGAAATTTTGTTAATTCAAAAGATGAATTGTTTGAATCAACACCAGAAAATATTAGACTTTCATATCCAGTTTGGTTTTATGAAAAAGTTAGAAATCAATTTGGAGAAGAAAAATTTAGAGATGTTTTAAAAAGATATAAAGAAAAAAGTACTTTTTCAGTGAGAGTTAATCATAGAAAAATTTCTAGAGAAGATTTTATGGCATTATTAGATTCTGTCGGGACTGATATTTTATGGAATGTTTCAGATGTATATTATTTAAACAATAACAATATATTAAAAACAAAAGCCTTTTTAATTGGTGATATAGTTATACAGGATGGATCATCACTATTAGTAGTAGATATGTTAGCTCCTAATGAGAATGATGAAGTCTTAGATGTTGCAGCAGCACCAGGTGGGAAGTCTTTAGCAATATTACAAAAATATAATCCTAAAAAACTAATTGCAACAGATATACATGAACACAAAGTAGCTATGTTAAAAGAGTTTGAAAAAGATTATCCAAACTTTGTAGCACTATTAGGAGATGGAAGAGAATTTTCAGAAGGTATGTATGATAAGATATTACTAGATGTTCCTTGCTCAGGGTTAGGTGTATTAACCAAAAAACCTGAAAAAGTATATGAAATAGATTTGAAAGTAATTAAAGCGATAAAAAAATTACAAAAAAAAATATTTGAGAATACATATAAATTATTAAAACAAGGTGGAGAAATGGTTTATAGTACTTGTACTATACTTGAAAATGAAAATACAAATAATGTTGCTTATTTTTTAGAAAAATATAGCGATTTAGAAGTTATAAATTTTGAATTTCCAGAAGATGTTAAAGTAATAAAAGATGAATTTGGTGGTAATTTAATATCATATGAAAATGAGTATTTAGATGGTTTCTATATGATAAAATTTAGAAAAAAGTAG
- a CDS encoding NUDIX domain-containing protein — protein sequence MYINLDERLQLILNMLNEYGEGYLVGGALRDIFLGLKPNDFDMATNIPMEELLHILSEYNPIIISEKYQVISIQVDEYKIEIARFRKENGILDGRNPKEFEFVENIEEDLTRRDFTVNALAYNNKGLIDKYDSLKDIENLELNIIGNDKVLRLSEDNTRIFRALYLVSKYNFKLSNETKKAIASFRNSRKLNVSVNGFGKLLDKILFDKYSYKSLKIMLENNLFKSFIPELTSENLNLETIKNIVNTYNVYCKYNVFEDKTIGYAILFLYSGKKDNDDNKFLVNSMTIAETYLKKLGVNITDIILIKNLIYYSNIINRIINKETVKRMLFEFRNNKNVSKLLNFISFIHHHQDDYNETVKKTLELLSRIQAIYFEGEVVFINDLDINLVDLYNIGLDTEISKESIRQDIYKHVNEGNLANKKEDIIEYIKEKYSIKFNVDKVCSAGGIVYRVNKDNKIEFLLVKILGGNWGFPKGHIEEGETEVMTAIREIKEETNLETTIIDPNIFKRNISYITNMGELKYVTFFLAKAVSHNVLIDLGEISEYKWCSYNDALKIVTYSSQRKLLQEARLYIFND from the coding sequence ATGTACATAAATTTAGATGAGAGATTACAACTAATATTAAATATGTTAAATGAATATGGTGAAGGATATTTAGTGGGAGGAGCCTTAAGGGATATATTCTTAGGTTTAAAACCAAATGATTTTGATATGGCAACAAATATTCCTATGGAAGAATTATTACATATTTTAAGTGAATATAATCCAATAATAATTTCAGAGAAATATCAAGTTATTTCTATACAGGTAGATGAATATAAAATAGAAATTGCTAGATTTAGAAAAGAAAATGGAATACTTGATGGAAGAAATCCAAAAGAATTTGAATTTGTTGAAAATATAGAAGAAGATTTAACAAGAAGAGATTTTACTGTAAATGCACTTGCATACAATAACAAAGGTTTAATAGATAAATATGATTCATTAAAAGATATAGAAAATCTTGAATTAAATATTATTGGAAATGATAAAGTTCTAAGATTATCTGAAGATAATACTAGAATTTTCAGAGCATTATACTTAGTCTCTAAATATAATTTTAAGCTTTCAAATGAAACGAAAAAAGCAATTGCAAGTTTTAGGAATTCTAGAAAATTAAATGTAAGTGTAAATGGGTTTGGAAAATTATTGGATAAAATATTATTTGATAAATATTCATATAAGTCGTTAAAGATAATGTTAGAAAATAATTTGTTTAAGTCATTTATACCAGAACTTACAAGTGAAAATCTAAATCTTGAAACTATTAAAAATATAGTTAATACATATAATGTTTATTGTAAGTATAATGTTTTTGAAGATAAAACAATAGGATATGCGATATTATTCTTATACTCTGGTAAAAAAGATAATGATGATAATAAATTTTTAGTTAATAGTATGACTATAGCAGAAACTTATTTGAAAAAATTAGGTGTAAATATTACTGATATTATTTTGATAAAAAACTTGATTTATTATAGTAATATTATTAATAGAATAATTAATAAAGAAACAGTAAAAAGGATGTTATTTGAATTTAGAAATAACAAAAATGTTTCTAAATTATTGAATTTCATTTCATTTATTCATCATCATCAAGATGATTACAATGAAACTGTTAAAAAGACATTAGAACTATTAAGTAGAATACAGGCTATATATTTTGAAGGAGAAGTTGTATTTATAAATGATCTGGATATAAATTTAGTAGATTTGTATAATATTGGTTTAGATACTGAAATTAGTAAGGAATCAATAAGGCAGGATATATATAAACATGTAAATGAGGGTAATTTGGCAAATAAGAAAGAAGATATAATTGAATATATTAAAGAAAAATATAGTATTAAATTTAATGTAGATAAAGTTTGCTCAGCTGGAGGAATAGTTTATAGGGTAAATAAAGATAACAAAATTGAATTTTTATTAGTAAAAATATTAGGTGGAAATTGGGGATTCCCTAAGGGTCATATTGAAGAAGGCGAGACAGAAGTTATGACAGCAATTAGGGAAATAAAAGAAGAAACTAATCTTGAAACAACAATTATTGATCCCAATATTTTTAAGAGAAATATTTCTTACATTACTAATATGGGTGAATTAAAATATGTTACTTTCTTTCTTGCAAAAGCTGTTAGTCATAATGTGCTAATTGATTTAGGTGAAATTAGTGAATATAAATGGTGTAGTTATAATGATGCACTTAAAATAGTAACGTATTCATCACAAAGAAAATTATTACAGGAAGCAAGATTATATATATTTAACGATTAG
- a CDS encoding RNA methyltransferase — protein MRTNVFLGLVHYPVYNKNSEIVATSVTNFDIHDISRTCRTYDISKYFIITPVDAQKELTARILGFWQEGDGIDFNKDRNEAFENTLMSDSIEKSIEEIEKITGKKPKIVTTSARLFEKTLSFDTLSEKIFNDEDVYLILFGTGWGLTQEVMDSSDYILEPIRITTRYNHLSVRAAVAIILDRLFGEK, from the coding sequence ATGAGAACAAATGTTTTTTTAGGGTTAGTACATTACCCTGTATATAATAAAAATAGTGAGATTGTAGCAACTTCAGTGACAAATTTTGATATACATGATATATCTAGAACATGTAGAACTTACGATATAAGTAAATATTTTATAATTACACCTGTTGATGCACAAAAAGAATTAACAGCAAGAATTCTTGGTTTTTGGCAAGAAGGTGACGGAATAGATTTTAATAAAGATAGAAATGAAGCTTTTGAAAATACACTTATGAGTGATAGTATTGAAAAAAGTATAGAAGAAATAGAAAAAATAACAGGAAAAAAACCTAAAATTGTAACTACATCAGCAAGATTATTTGAAAAAACATTATCTTTTGATACTTTAAGTGAAAAAATATTTAATGATGAAGATGTATATTTAATTTTATTTGGTACTGGTTGGGGACTTACACAAGAAGTAATGGACAGTTCAGATTACATTTTAGAACCAATAAGAATTACCACAAGATACAATCATTTATCAGTAAGAGCTGCAGTTGCAATAATACTTGATAGATTATTTGGAGAAAAATAG
- a CDS encoding PTS-dependent dihydroxyacetone kinase phosphotransferase subunit DhaM: protein MKKETIGIVLVCHSNSMTDAFLEFCNVLKQEDFELLNGGGTNYDTYGTTPEIVADVIKKANRGKGVLVLVDFGSSINAVKGAIKLLDGEVEVEIADCPLIEGTVSAIVANDENMNLKKLKAIAEDSINFKKIK from the coding sequence ATGAAGAAAGAAACAATTGGAATAGTTTTAGTTTGTCACAGTAATTCAATGACAGATGCATTCTTAGAGTTTTGTAATGTATTAAAACAAGAAGATTTTGAATTATTAAACGGTGGTGGAACAAATTACGATACATATGGAACTACACCTGAAATAGTTGCAGATGTAATAAAAAAAGCTAATAGAGGTAAAGGTGTATTAGTTTTAGTTGATTTTGGTAGTTCAATTAATGCTGTTAAAGGTGCAATTAAATTATTAGATGGTGAAGTAGAAGTTGAAATTGCAGATTGTCCACTTATTGAAGGGACAGTATCTGCTATTGTAGCAAATGATGAAAATATGAATTTAAAGAAATTAAAGGCTATTGCTGAAGATAGTATTAATTTTAAAAAAATAAAGTGA
- the rimM gene encoding ribosome maturation factor RimM (Essential for efficient processing of 16S rRNA), with product MEDLILIGTITGTHRLLGTVKVNTTFPLLLELVGLNVIIKNDFNDIKISKVEDVKGITDKRALIDLDKIKNVNDAKNLIGYKIYVRADLIPEYEEEESVLGYSVIDKGENIGEVVDIMDTAAHPILVVVKEDKEILIPFIDVFVTEIQDEKKQILVELLEGMR from the coding sequence ATGGAAGATTTAATTTTAATTGGTACAATTACAGGAACACATAGACTTTTAGGTACAGTTAAAGTAAACACAACATTTCCACTTTTATTAGAATTAGTAGGTCTTAATGTTATTATAAAAAATGACTTTAATGATATTAAAATTTCAAAAGTAGAAGATGTTAAAGGAATAACTGACAAAAGAGCTTTAATAGATCTTGATAAAATAAAAAATGTTAATGATGCCAAGAATTTAATAGGTTATAAAATATACGTTAGAGCTGATTTAATTCCAGAATATGAAGAAGAAGAATCAGTTTTAGGTTATAGTGTAATTGATAAAGGAGAAAATATAGGAGAAGTTGTTGATATTATGGATACTGCAGCTCATCCAATCTTAGTTGTTGTAAAAGAGGACAAAGAAATATTAATTCCATTTATTGATGTTTTTGTAACTGAAATACAGGATGAAAAGAAACAAATTTTAGTGGAGTTACTAGAAGGAATGAGATAA